The sequence below is a genomic window from Streptomyces sp. NBC_00289.
TCCGAGTCGGTGGGGGGCGTGGTGGATGTGCCGGGGCTCGTGGGGGGCTTCGACTGCCCGGCCGGGGGTTCACTGCTCGCGGGAGTCGTGGGCGTCGAGGGCGTGGCGGGGGTCGACTCCGACGGGGGCGCCGCGGGCGAGCTCGGCTGCGTCGGAGCGCAGGGCTTCTCGCCGCCGTTCCACGCCGCGATGAGGTGGAACGGCGTGACGACGTTGTCTGGCTGGTAGGGGGCGGGGCCGTGGCCTTCTCCCGTGCCGCCGTCGTAGGTGACGTCGTCGCCGTAGAGGTCGATCTGGCCGTAGCAGTCCGGTGTCTTCACCCCCAGTTTCTGCCAGGTGCGCTTCTCGTCGCCTGCGCCGGCGACATCGGCGGCGGTGAGGTACACGGTGCTCTTGTCGGTGAGGGTCTGGTGGCCCGAGGTGTACCAGTTCGGGCCTTCGGTGGTGTATTCGGCCAGCGAGACGGGGTATTTGCAGCTGTCGCCGACGCTCTGGCCGGGGGCCAGTCGGACCTCAACGGTTCCGGGCATGGTGTCCCAGCTGTGGAATCCCCCCTGCGAGGTCCAGTCCGCGCCCACGGTCTTGCCGTCGGCGTCGACGATGCGGTACTGGACTGTGGCGGACTCGCATGCCCCGCCCTCGGTGGCATGAGCGCTGCCCGCGGTGAGCACAGGCACGGCGGCGGTGAAAGCGGTTGCGGTGAATACCGCAGCGATTCTTGGTTGGCGCAAACGCGACAAGGTTGACCTCTGGCGGATCGAAGTGTGGGAGGTGGCTTCGACGAGTGGAGGCGGCCAAATCGACGGGAAGCGCACCGCGATGTGCCCATGACGCCACTCGTGTCACTCCGCTCGCTCCAGGCGCAGCGAAGTAGAGCGGATTCTCGCCGGTCTTCACAGCTCCCGTCAATTCTTCACATCCTCAACATGCCTCCATCAAGCCGGAGTTCACCCGGGGCAGCACTGTCACCGCGCCTTCGTGACCGCGCGGGGCCGGGCCGCCCTTCGACGATCCTGGCGTGTGAGAGCGGACCGGTCGGGCCGGGCGGGATGTCTACCGCGTAACTCCCGTACTCAAAGCGTCTGTTCGAGTAGTGGGTGAGTAGATGTACTCATGCCCGGGGATGGCCGCGTGCCACACCATGGACACAGCACGCAGGGGGCAAGCGCAGGCCCGGCTTCCCACCCGCTCTCACTTTCACGCTGATTCGTCCTTGGGGGATTCACATGTCCGCACGTCTGGTTCTTTCTTCACTCGCGGGTGTCGCCGTTCTGGGCGGTGTGGCCGCCGCCACCGTCGCCCTGGTCGGCACGGCCGATGCCGCCGCCGCACGTCCGACGATCGACAAGGCCACGGCCACCTCGGTGGTACTGGGGGCCGACAGCACCGAGAGCTTCACGTTCACCGCGACCGCGAGCGACGACTCCGGCATCAAGAGCGTGAAGGTGCTTGCCTGGCCGAAGAGTTCGAAGCTCGACCCGAAGGCGGCCGAGATGAAGGACGTGGAGAGCGCCAGCTGCGAGGCGACCTCGAAGAAGACCTCGGTGTGCACCTACAGCTTGCCGATCGAGCCGAGCAAGGAATCCACCACCGTGCCCACCGGAACCTGGAACATGGCGGTCCTGGTCACCGCGAAGGACGGCGACACGACCTACTCCGCCAAGGCGTCGACATTCACGGTGACGCGCGGAAACGGCTGAGGAACGAGGTGCGAACGGCCGCCATGCGGGCGCACGGCGGCCACATCACTTCATCAGCCATCGAATAGCGACAAAATCCTCGCATCGCCCATGCGCTTCCCAGCCGCGCGGAACACTCCACGGACCTATGCGACGTGGAGGTACTGCGTGCTGCACCCACCCCCCGGAGACGAGCAACAGCTCGTCCTGCCGGCCGGCTTCGACAAGGTCGTCCAGGCCATCGACCGCTACGTCGCCGACCGGCAGACCGGCAGGCCGCGCCTGGCACAGTCCCGCGGGCACCGGCTGCCGGCCCTCCTGCTCGCCCGCGAACCGGACGGCACAACGGCGGCAGGCACCGCCGCCGCCGGGCCGGATCCAGCACTCACCCCACTCGTACTGGCCTACCGGCAACGCCTGGTGTCCTCCGCAAACGAGCCGGACCGGTATCTGGCCAGCCTCGCGCCGCACGCGGTCGTCGACGACGCACGGCTCGCACGCACCGGCCCGCAGGAGGACCCCGCGGGCGCCCCGCACGTGCGGCTGCTGGAGGACGTGGCATTCCAACTCCGCGCCTCCATGCCCGAGGGAGCCGGACCCTTGCGGCTGCCCGAGTTCGACACCTGCCTGGCAGTCCTGCGCGCCGTCCTCCCGCCCGGCGCGGAAGAGGAACGCCAGGCCCTGCAGAGCGTGCTCTGCGACCGGTTCACCCAGAGATTCCAGGCTCCCCCCAACGCGGCGCGGCTCGGCGACGCCGTCGGCGGGAGATGGGGAGCGCTGCTCCGGCTGCTGACCGTCGTACCGGCCGGCTGGCTGTGGCGTAAGTGGTACGGCATGCGGGTCGACCGGCATCACCCGTGGGTGGGCCGCATGCTGAACCAGGCCGGACGCAGCTTCCTCAACGCGGCGTCGGCCCTGCGCGCGGCACACCAGCACACGCTCGCCCAGGACCCGGCGGAGCCCGGTCACCCGGAGGCGGCGGCCCTGGCTGTCCGCGACGAGGCGGTGGTCCGCCAGATCCTGCTCACCGCGCTGATCCGGGACCTGGTCAAAGCGGCACGGCCCCGGGTGTGGAGCCGGCGCCGCCCCAGGCGGCGGTGGGCCTTCGTTCTGCTCCTGCCGACCGTGGGCGGTGAGGGATCGGCCTGCCGCAAGTTCCTGGACACCTACGCCGCCGTCGTCCGCGACACCGGCACCAGCCCCCTGCTCGTGCTGGGCGCCGCCACCGCCGAACTCCCCTCCTACGCCGCCGGGCCGCTCCGCCCGGTCCTGCCGGCGCAGCAGCGCGCCATCCCCGACGCCCGCCGCGCCGAAGGGGCACTGGCCGCACTGTTCGCGGCGGTGGTCGCGGGCCGGGCCACCGAGGCCGTGCAGGTGCTGGCCCTGCCGCGCACCGACGACGACGGCACGGCCAAGGACTGGCTGGCCGTCCACCGCGCCGTGAAGTCCCAGCGCCCCCGCGCCCTGGACTGGGCGCGTCCGGTGGCCGCCGTCACCGCCGCGGCGCTGCTGTGCACCGGCGGCTTCCTCCTGTCCCGGGCACTGGTGGAGCACTTCTTCGGCGCACACTCCCCCGCCCCCCGTCCTGTCGCCGCTTCTTCCTCCTGCCGGCACGTGCCGAGCGGGGAGGTGGTCGGTCTCACCGACGGCACCGACGGCTGCGACCTCGCCCACGGCCTGTACGCACCGGACCTGAGGAAGCTGGAGCAGACCCTCGGCCACCAGAACGCACAGGTGGACACCAGCCGGCCGTATCGCAGTCTCGTCTTCTTCGCGCCGCTGAGCGTGGGCTCGGAGTCCAAACGCACCGTGCCCACCGGTTTCCAGATGCTGCGCGGCGCTCTGCTCGCCCAGAAGCAGGTCAACGACGGCCACCGCAAGTCGCAGGTGCCCGTGCGGCTGCTCATCGCCAACGCCGGCGAATACTTCCGCTACGGCTCACGCACCGCAGCCGGCACCACCGCCGACGGCGGCCACTCCGGCGTGGACGTCGCGCAGATCATCATCGACCGGGCGGAACGGGACCACATCGCGGCCGTCATCGGCCTCACCCAGAGCCGCCCGGAATCCCAGCAGGCCGCCATCGAACTCGGGGCCCGAGGCATCACCGTCCTCGGCACCGGCGTCTCCGGGCAGCGCATGGTCCAGGGCGCCTCACCCGTGTCGTACTTCCAGCTCTCACCACCCGACTCACGCATCGCGGCGGTGGTGGCCGCCTTCGCCCGCCACTCGCCCCGGCTGCAGCCCATGGCCGCACCCGCCCCCGGAGCCCTCGGACCGGCCGCAGTCGTCGTCTTCGACCCGCAGGACACGTACTTCAGCGCCGACCTCGCCCACCGCTTCCAGTCCGCCTACCGCTCCACCGGGCTCGTGCGTCTGGTGCCCTACGGCGAGGTGGACGACGGCCGCCGCACACGAGCCGTCGCCGACACCGTCTGCACCCTGGTCCAGCGCACCAACGGATTCGTCTTCTACGCGGCCCGCTCCAGCGTCATGGAGGACCTGTTCCTCTACATGCAGCACAACCGGCAATGCCGCGCCCACCGGGGAGGTGTGGCGGTACTGGCGGAGAGCCCCGCCCCGGACCTGGTCCTGCATCCGAGCCTGATGCCGCAGAAGTACGGCGCCCTGACGCTCTTCTACAACCAGTTCAGCCTGCCGGCCCCCGACGGCCCGTTCGCCAAGACCTTCCGCGAGGCCTTCGGCCTGTCCGCCGAGAACGACTCCGCGGTCGGCCACGACGCCGTCAACATCCTCTCCGAGGCCATGGACGCCATCTTCACCACGGACCGCTCCTTCTCCCCCAGCGCACTCGTCACCTACCTGCAGGATCCCGGCGTCCCCGAGTACGTCGGAGAGTCCGGGGTCATCACCCTGGACGGCAGCCACAACTACCCCCCGAACAAGGAGATCCACATCCGCGAGATCACCCCCACAGGCACCAAGATCACCGACCTGACCTGCGGAATCCTGGCCGACGGCGCACAATCCGTCACCCACTGGGGCCCCGACGACAGCTACACCTGCCCGGTGGACGACGCCTCCTCATGACAAACCGCCCCGGTCCGGGCAGGCCGCGGCCGGCCCGGACCGGGAGGGGCCGAGCGGGCGAAGGGGACGCTCGACTCAACGATCAGACGGCCGGATCGGGCATGATCTCCCGGACCTCCTGCGCACAGCGGCACGCGGCAGCGAGCCTGGCAGCCCACTCCAGTGTGGGTGACGTGTGCTGGTTCCTGCGGTAGGCCCGTGCTGGGCGGAACGCACAGGTGGCGGACTGACCGCGGAGCGGCGGCCGTTGCGCGAGCGGATCCGGCAACGAGCCGGCCAGTCAGTTTTCCAGGCGGACAGGCATCAGTATCGAGAAGGTGTCCTCGGCATCGGTCCGGCGGATCGCCAGGGGTGCTGTGGGGGCGCCGACCTCCAGAATCAGCTGGTCCCGAGCCCCGGCGGCGAGGGCATGCAGCAAGAACTCGCGATTGACGGCGATGTTGCCCTGGCCGTCGTCGCCGTCTTCACAGACGCACACCGTCCCGTCACCCGCGATCTTGAGCACGCTGAGCTCACAGGCCACGCCGTCCTGCTCGCGCACCTCACTGACGCGGACGGGGCCGGTTTCCACCGCCGTCCTGAAA
It includes:
- a CDS encoding DUF5707 domain-containing protein, with amino-acid sequence MSARLVLSSLAGVAVLGGVAAATVALVGTADAAAARPTIDKATATSVVLGADSTESFTFTATASDDSGIKSVKVLAWPKSSKLDPKAAEMKDVESASCEATSKKTSVCTYSLPIEPSKESTTVPTGTWNMAVLVTAKDGDTTYSAKASTFTVTRGNG